A window from Planctomycetota bacterium encodes these proteins:
- a CDS encoding 50S ribosomal protein L11 methyltransferase, with product MSQWRWTRVLAALLAGVLCVAAAWAAEEEKKPARKPDIHFVPTPHEVVEIMLRLADVKKDDIVYDLGCGDGRIVIAAAKKAGCKATGYDIDPVRVKESLENVKKNNVENLVTIEEKDVFTLDLSQASVITLYLLPSLNVKLIPQLEKMKPGCRIVSHDFDMRGVKPDVVATVQGEDGVEHKVYFWTTPLKKEKADE from the coding sequence ATGAGCCAGTGGCGTTGGACGAGGGTGCTGGCGGCGCTGCTCGCCGGCGTGTTGTGTGTCGCGGCCGCCTGGGCCGCCGAGGAAGAGAAGAAGCCCGCGCGCAAGCCGGACATCCATTTCGTGCCCACCCCGCACGAGGTGGTCGAGATCATGCTGCGGCTGGCCGACGTGAAGAAGGACGACATCGTGTACGACCTGGGCTGCGGCGACGGCCGCATCGTCATCGCCGCCGCCAAGAAGGCCGGATGCAAGGCCACGGGCTACGACATTGACCCCGTGCGCGTCAAGGAGTCGCTCGAAAACGTCAAGAAGAACAACGTCGAGAACCTCGTGACCATCGAGGAGAAGGACGTGTTCACCCTGGACCTGAGCCAGGCGAGCGTGATCACGCTCTACCTGCTGCCGAGCCTGAACGTCAAGCTGATCCCGCAGCTCGAGAAGATGAAGCCCGGCTGCCGCATCGTGTCGCACGACTTCGACATGAGGGGCGTGAAGCCCGACGTCGTGGCGACCGTGCAAGGCGAGGATGGGGTGGAGCACAAGGTCTACTTCTGGACCACCCCGCTCAAGAAGGAGAAGGCAGACGAATAG
- a CDS encoding SRPBCC domain-containing protein yields MAKSSAPTKGAEVTLKDVADREFVLTCVLDASRERVWEAWTRPEQVSRWLLGPEGWTMPVCEIDLRPGGSWRYGWSGPDGATMEMRGKFQVVEAPERLITTESWGKGWPETVNTLLFTEDQGRTTITCRILYASSKAREEALARGMEQSLAASLQRLASHLQAPAP; encoded by the coding sequence ATGGCCAAGTCCAGCGCTCCGACGAAAGGCGCGGAGGTCACGCTCAAGGACGTGGCGGACCGCGAGTTCGTCCTGACCTGCGTGTTGGACGCCTCGCGCGAGCGCGTGTGGGAGGCCTGGACCCGCCCCGAGCAGGTCTCGCGCTGGCTGCTCGGCCCGGAGGGCTGGACGATGCCCGTGTGCGAGATTGACCTCCGCCCGGGCGGCTCCTGGCGCTATGGCTGGAGCGGCCCCGATGGCGCCACGATGGAGATGCGCGGCAAGTTCCAGGTGGTCGAGGCCCCCGAGCGACTCATCACCACCGAGTCGTGGGGCAAGGGCTGGCCCGAGACGGTGAACACCCTGCTGTTCACCGAGGACCAGGGCAGGACGACGATCACGTGCCGAATCCTCTACGCCTCGTCGAAGGCCCGCGAGGAAGCGCTTGCGAGGGGGATGGAGCAGAGCTTGGCCGCGAGCCTTCAGCGCCTGGCCAGTCACCTGCAAGCTCCGGCGCCCTGA
- a CDS encoding DUF6067 family protein yields the protein MRTSAVVAALLLATAWGALPGEYEAKPDGALSLQAAFEKAVAASFGPAPLRQNANEAVWKAGDILNNAQGAVCFRIRIPKQDKPPQQPFPLMSLSGTQAGEWTLLVNEAPEPKPSGKPKPPDQLPEPVAGPLDDGGAVGGASVPRDLDDKEKRDPVSQFTCEVRTRIFAEGNIAGKTAATAKVFEWGQWHHVVWTWRSVHHFIYIDGKLRGTSLQVSRMQPIASAEAFFRVLLGKAELADLRLYKRALDPPDAVALSAARPDRHLPPFPALRVWADWGPATGRAVVYLDAADPSFAECEFQCVEAKSGRVLHRWPMHDFPSGLGERSVALTEPHQIPAGAYRFEAVALNGDAKPVARAQSADWTCRDAALPWLGTRVGLPDKPALLPPYTAVEAKGDSVRTLLRDQTIDRTGLPKSILAGGAELLAAPMRLEALVGGKPVTFSDGPGLRGAVSKGAFAVTWATTRTPEGHELTVEGRTEFDGLTTFDVVLVPAGTPIVDRVGLVIPFRPEVMQHFHCVASGFINRFMAVEKDREGRFRARNICWDTYSPKEPKRREGVIYDADDVHHMAEVDRFRFVPFVHVGNNQRGLAWFAENDQGWVHDPGKVPPMEIVATEKEMALRLNIVAKPTTITEKESLSFRFYLLANPFKPMPKDWRSWVVGDYRKDTEFAKKAPYRFWWHWNEYAKSFVPYPGGVQGKTYQDWVGKFKGDDLIHCPFINFGVPADSGLYGPPFFDEMAVLPYSWKLHNSRPHQDYVAYWLDKCAKEIGIKGVYVDEPYCEPYSYNVLASDAPYIRADGTRAVGYRWLEARDYFRRIKQTFHDLGLPHSLWVHTTNYKVSPALTFVDISMDGEHPMIWVPSFQDCHVFYNAERSRGYISGIPFGWVGTQMFHGNTEPKAFPGLWVKSRTYLAVTLPNQVLPQTCGIPDELDRIHNLWSWFGIGEEGVDEWPDAGQGRPAHSIQPEGAQLAGVANRKKGQALLYATAPWKGSRIELPDGFKGLDLGKPHIHAWNAETGASLVVDGKTLADLSMPNDVAVVVARGAGTPQASRSEGMLLGVSFDNGIEPDFGGGMLPASGAGDVSGKALALGFDKPAVGYPVVPSWVQGSVGFDLTVRSVSRTPLRLLALQHHLDLTLSAAQSGEERGLLLVANEVVPQEKLPYQSGKLPTQKREAFVRVPIGERGRVALVWRSGQYDLYWSGKRLGGISAPAAPRLRDAVAPAFGIWIGDGSGTKEQAEAVVDSLLVYDWALRPEDLAGRGPMVPAKRPPRGEGFDIRAWGEKLGELAVGIHLAEFKDWEKVTSVKFTVFDAKAPAAPLGTAELTPWLGTGATRLTLAVPKAPGPALGEPKGGDALTDLELERDLIIQADLFHNKDLLTTRKAPVRLGGSEPRPAPALP from the coding sequence ATGAGAACATCGGCGGTCGTGGCGGCATTGCTTCTGGCAACGGCTTGGGGCGCGTTGCCGGGCGAGTACGAGGCCAAGCCCGACGGCGCACTGTCGCTGCAAGCGGCCTTCGAGAAGGCCGTTGCCGCCTCATTCGGCCCCGCGCCCCTTCGGCAGAACGCCAACGAGGCGGTCTGGAAGGCGGGCGACATCCTCAACAACGCTCAGGGCGCCGTGTGCTTCCGCATCCGAATCCCCAAGCAGGATAAGCCGCCCCAACAGCCCTTCCCCCTGATGTCGCTCTCGGGCACACAGGCGGGCGAATGGACGCTTCTCGTGAACGAGGCCCCCGAGCCGAAGCCGTCCGGCAAACCCAAGCCGCCCGACCAGCTCCCCGAGCCCGTAGCCGGCCCCCTCGACGATGGGGGTGCTGTGGGCGGGGCCTCCGTGCCCCGCGATCTGGATGACAAGGAGAAACGCGACCCTGTCAGCCAGTTCACCTGCGAGGTCCGCACCAGAATCTTCGCCGAGGGCAATATCGCTGGCAAGACGGCTGCCACGGCAAAGGTCTTCGAGTGGGGCCAGTGGCACCACGTCGTCTGGACCTGGCGTTCCGTCCACCACTTCATCTACATTGACGGCAAGCTGCGGGGGACGAGTCTCCAGGTGAGCCGCATGCAGCCGATAGCGAGCGCGGAGGCCTTCTTCCGCGTCCTCCTCGGCAAGGCCGAGCTGGCGGACCTGCGGCTCTACAAGCGCGCCCTCGACCCGCCCGACGCGGTCGCCCTCTCCGCTGCGCGCCCCGACCGGCACCTCCCGCCCTTTCCCGCGCTGCGCGTCTGGGCCGATTGGGGGCCGGCCACCGGCCGGGCCGTTGTCTACCTGGATGCCGCCGATCCATCCTTCGCCGAGTGCGAATTCCAGTGCGTTGAGGCCAAGTCGGGCAGGGTGCTCCACCGCTGGCCGATGCACGACTTCCCCTCGGGATTGGGCGAGAGATCGGTCGCGCTCACGGAGCCGCACCAGATCCCGGCCGGCGCATACCGTTTCGAGGCGGTGGCCCTCAACGGCGACGCCAAGCCCGTCGCCCGCGCTCAGTCGGCCGACTGGACATGTCGCGACGCGGCCCTGCCCTGGTTGGGCACACGCGTCGGGTTGCCCGATAAGCCAGCGCTTCTGCCCCCGTACACAGCCGTCGAAGCCAAGGGCGATTCAGTGCGCACCCTGTTGCGCGACCAGACCATTGACAGGACCGGCCTGCCGAAGAGCATCCTGGCAGGCGGCGCAGAACTGTTGGCGGCGCCGATGCGCCTTGAGGCCCTCGTCGGCGGCAAGCCCGTGACCTTCTCCGACGGGCCGGGCCTCCGCGGCGCCGTCAGCAAGGGCGCTTTCGCCGTGACGTGGGCAACCACGCGCACCCCCGAGGGGCACGAACTGACCGTCGAGGGGCGCACTGAGTTTGACGGCCTGACGACGTTCGACGTGGTCCTCGTGCCGGCCGGCACGCCCATCGTGGACCGCGTGGGGCTCGTCATCCCCTTCCGCCCCGAGGTGATGCAGCATTTTCATTGCGTGGCGTCGGGGTTCATCAATCGGTTCATGGCGGTGGAGAAGGATAGGGAGGGGCGGTTCCGCGCGCGGAATATCTGCTGGGATACGTATAGCCCCAAGGAGCCGAAGCGGCGCGAGGGGGTGATCTATGACGCGGACGACGTTCACCACATGGCCGAGGTGGATCGCTTCCGCTTCGTGCCATTCGTCCACGTGGGCAACAACCAGCGCGGCCTGGCCTGGTTCGCGGAAAACGACCAGGGCTGGGTACACGACCCAGGCAAGGTGCCGCCGATGGAGATCGTGGCGACGGAGAAGGAGATGGCGTTGCGGCTCAATATCGTCGCCAAGCCCACGACGATCACGGAGAAGGAGTCGCTCAGCTTCCGCTTCTATCTCCTCGCCAACCCCTTCAAGCCGATGCCGAAGGACTGGCGGTCGTGGGTCGTCGGCGATTACCGCAAGGACACGGAGTTCGCCAAGAAAGCCCCCTATCGCTTCTGGTGGCACTGGAACGAGTACGCCAAGAGCTTCGTGCCCTATCCAGGCGGCGTCCAGGGGAAGACGTATCAGGACTGGGTGGGGAAGTTCAAGGGCGACGACCTGATTCACTGCCCCTTCATCAACTTCGGCGTGCCCGCCGACAGCGGGCTCTACGGGCCGCCCTTCTTCGACGAGATGGCCGTGCTGCCCTACTCGTGGAAGCTCCACAACAGTCGCCCGCACCAGGACTACGTGGCCTACTGGCTCGACAAGTGCGCGAAGGAGATCGGCATCAAGGGCGTCTACGTGGACGAGCCGTATTGCGAGCCGTACTCGTATAACGTCCTGGCGAGCGACGCGCCCTACATCCGAGCCGACGGCACGCGCGCGGTCGGCTACAGATGGCTGGAGGCCCGCGACTACTTCCGCCGCATCAAGCAGACCTTTCACGACCTCGGCCTGCCCCACTCGCTCTGGGTTCACACCACCAACTACAAGGTGTCGCCCGCCCTGACCTTCGTGGACATTTCGATGGACGGCGAGCACCCGATGATCTGGGTGCCGTCGTTCCAGGACTGCCACGTTTTCTACAACGCCGAGCGGTCGCGGGGCTACATCAGCGGCATCCCCTTCGGCTGGGTCGGCACGCAGATGTTCCACGGCAACACCGAGCCGAAGGCGTTCCCTGGCCTCTGGGTGAAATCGCGCACCTATCTCGCCGTCACGCTGCCCAACCAGGTGCTGCCGCAGACGTGCGGCATTCCCGATGAGTTGGACCGCATTCACAACCTGTGGAGCTGGTTCGGCATCGGCGAGGAGGGGGTGGACGAATGGCCGGACGCGGGGCAGGGACGCCCCGCCCACAGCATCCAACCAGAGGGGGCGCAGCTTGCAGGCGTGGCCAATCGCAAGAAGGGCCAGGCGCTCCTCTACGCCACGGCGCCTTGGAAGGGGAGCCGCATCGAGCTTCCCGACGGCTTCAAGGGCCTCGACCTCGGCAAGCCCCACATCCACGCCTGGAACGCCGAGACCGGCGCGTCGCTTGTGGTGGACGGCAAGACCCTCGCTGACCTGTCCATGCCCAACGACGTGGCGGTGGTCGTCGCCCGCGGCGCCGGTACGCCGCAGGCATCGCGGTCTGAGGGCATGCTGCTCGGCGTTTCCTTTGACAACGGCATCGAACCCGACTTCGGCGGCGGGATGCTGCCCGCCAGCGGCGCGGGCGACGTGTCGGGCAAGGCCCTTGCCTTGGGTTTCGACAAGCCGGCCGTCGGCTATCCCGTTGTGCCATCGTGGGTGCAGGGCAGCGTGGGCTTTGACCTGACCGTGAGGTCCGTGAGCCGCACCCCGCTCCGCCTTCTGGCGCTCCAACACCATCTGGACCTCACGCTGTCAGCCGCCCAGAGCGGCGAGGAGAGGGGGTTGCTCCTCGTCGCCAACGAGGTCGTGCCCCAGGAGAAGCTACCCTACCAGAGCGGGAAGCTCCCGACTCAGAAGCGCGAAGCCTTCGTTCGCGTGCCGATTGGGGAGCGGGGGCGCGTGGCCCTGGTCTGGCGCTCGGGCCAATACGACCTGTATTGGAGCGGCAAACGGCTCGGTGGCATCAGCGCCCCGGCCGCCCCCAGGCTTCGCGACGCCGTGGCGCCGGCATTCGGCATCTGGATCGGCGATGGTAGCGGGACGAAGGAGCAGGCGGAGGCTGTCGTTGATTCGCTGCTCGTCTACGACTGGGCGCTGCGGCCGGAGGACCTGGCCGGACGCGGGCCGATGGTGCCTGCGAAGCGGCCGCCACGGGGCGAGGGCTTCGATATCCGCGCCTGGGGCGAGAAGCTGGGCGAACTGGCCGTCGGCATCCACCTGGCCGAGTTCAAGGACTGGGAGAAGGTGACGAGTGTGAAGTTCACCGTCTTCGACGCCAAGGCGCCGGCGGCCCCCCTCGGCACCGCAGAGCTGACGCCCTGGCTCGGCACGGGCGCGACGCGCCTCACTCTCGCCGTGCCCAAGGCCCCCGGCCCCGCTCTCGGCGAACCCAAGGGCGGCGATGCCCTCACCGACCTCGAACTGGAGCGCGACCTGATCATTCAGGCCGACCTCTTTCACAACAAGGACCTCCTGACGACCAGAAAGGCCCCCGTGCGTCTGGGCGGCTCCGAGCCCAGGCCCGCCCCGGCGTTGCCTTGA
- a CDS encoding PQQ-like beta-propeller repeat protein, with product MTRTARVACLFLGLFALAAPRLGAGEAQPGPWWPRFHGPNYDNISPDTGLLKQWPGDGPPLAWKFSECGRGYAGVALADGLIFTTGDFDDAECVLALDLDGKLVWRAENGKAWKGAYPGSRTTPTYDEGMVFHLNPTGRIAAFDARSGKPLWAVDLKREFDAQFGLWGLCENLAVDGPRLLCAPGGTKGRFVALDKKTGKTLWANTEFGEAAAFCSPIVVTHQGTRQLITMMRSQIVGVNSETGALLWTHPHTAAYCQNVTMPVYHQGLVAASSGHSTGTRVVKLAADSRSVAEVWAGKELDNCHGGLALLGGHLYGHGCRLYNRGFSCVEFATGKLVWTEKALNKFSFTVADGLLVGHNERARVFLVDARPSGCRILSEFTIPKKTSQETLGHPVVCGGRLYVRHWDELFAYDLRAPK from the coding sequence GTGACCCGAACCGCGCGCGTCGCATGCCTGTTCCTGGGCCTCTTCGCTCTCGCCGCGCCCCGCCTCGGCGCGGGCGAGGCCCAGCCCGGCCCGTGGTGGCCCCGCTTCCACGGGCCGAACTACGACAACATCTCGCCCGACACCGGGCTGCTCAAGCAGTGGCCCGGGGACGGGCCGCCGCTGGCCTGGAAGTTCTCGGAGTGCGGCAGGGGCTACGCCGGCGTGGCCCTCGCCGACGGCCTGATCTTCACCACGGGCGACTTCGACGACGCCGAGTGCGTGCTCGCCCTCGACCTCGACGGCAAGCTCGTTTGGAGGGCCGAGAACGGCAAGGCCTGGAAGGGCGCCTACCCCGGCTCACGCACCACGCCCACCTACGACGAGGGCATGGTCTTCCACCTGAACCCCACCGGCCGCATCGCCGCCTTCGACGCCAGGTCGGGCAAGCCGCTCTGGGCCGTGGACCTCAAGCGCGAGTTCGACGCGCAGTTCGGCCTGTGGGGCCTGTGCGAGAATCTGGCCGTAGACGGCCCCCGCCTGCTGTGCGCCCCGGGCGGCACGAAGGGCCGGTTCGTGGCCCTGGACAAGAAGACCGGCAAGACCCTCTGGGCCAACACCGAGTTCGGCGAAGCCGCCGCCTTTTGCAGCCCCATCGTCGTCACCCACCAGGGCACCCGGCAGCTCATCACCATGATGCGCTCGCAGATCGTCGGGGTGAACTCCGAGACCGGCGCCCTGCTCTGGACGCATCCCCACACCGCGGCCTACTGCCAGAACGTGACCATGCCCGTCTACCACCAGGGCCTCGTGGCCGCCAGCAGCGGCCACAGCACCGGCACGCGGGTGGTCAAGCTCGCCGCCGACAGCCGAAGCGTCGCCGAGGTGTGGGCGGGCAAGGAACTCGACAACTGCCACGGCGGCCTGGCTCTCCTGGGCGGCCACCTCTACGGCCACGGCTGCCGCCTCTACAACCGGGGCTTCTCGTGCGTGGAGTTCGCCACCGGAAAGCTCGTCTGGACCGAGAAGGCCCTCAACAAGTTCTCCTTCACCGTCGCCGACGGCCTGCTGGTGGGCCACAACGAGCGGGCCAGGGTCTTCCTCGTGGACGCCCGGCCGTCCGGCTGCCGCATCCTGAGCGAGTTCACCATCCCCAAGAAGACCAGCCAGGAGACCCTCGGCCACCCCGTCGTGTGCGGCGGCCGCCTCTACGTCCGCCACTGGGACGAGTTGTTCGCCTACGACCTCCGAGCGCCGAAGTGA
- a CDS encoding amino acid permease → MSTGPSAAGPAPRHVAGSATQGGGAEARIGLWDCISIIVGIVIGVSIFKVPGLIFSNVSGPWVGLAAWLLGGALSLIGALCYAELATAYPKMGGDYAYLTRAYHPAAGFLFGWGRLSAIQTGSMGALAYVFADYAVRLFGGSDADLKSQAVWFALGAVVVLTLINLLGVMFGKGAQNVLTAAKVLGLLGILVAGFLWGKGGAFTIGHPVKNPDFGFAMILILYAYGGWNDSALVAAEVREPRRNLPRALLLGTVAITVIYLLVNLAYLAGLGFDGIRNTWVPAADVLKPMLGEWGSKGMCLLVILSALGALNGVILTGSRVHAAVGADYRLFAALGRWHRRSGAPVWALITQGAVTILMILAVGTEAGRNAFDQALSALGAGKVPWEKYFGGFDTLVAGTAPVFWLFFLLSGVSVIVLRLRDRAVERPFRVPLFPVFPIVFCLTCGYMLYSSVTYAEQVSLFGLVPLAVGVPLYLLSGGPGSGTARGS, encoded by the coding sequence ATGAGCACAGGACCGTCGGCGGCGGGACCTGCCCCGAGGCATGTTGCAGGGTCGGCGACCCAGGGGGGCGGCGCGGAGGCGCGCATCGGCCTCTGGGACTGCATCAGCATCATCGTGGGCATCGTGATCGGCGTGTCAATCTTCAAGGTGCCGGGGCTGATCTTCAGCAACGTGAGCGGCCCGTGGGTGGGGCTGGCGGCGTGGCTGCTGGGGGGCGCGTTGTCGCTCATCGGGGCGCTGTGCTACGCCGAGCTGGCCACGGCCTACCCGAAGATGGGCGGCGACTACGCCTATCTCACGCGGGCCTATCACCCGGCGGCCGGCTTCCTCTTCGGCTGGGGGCGCCTCTCGGCGATCCAGACGGGCAGCATGGGCGCGCTGGCCTACGTGTTCGCCGACTATGCGGTGCGGCTGTTCGGCGGCTCGGATGCCGACCTGAAGAGCCAGGCCGTGTGGTTCGCTCTGGGCGCGGTGGTCGTGCTCACGCTCATCAATCTGCTCGGCGTGATGTTCGGCAAGGGCGCGCAGAACGTGCTCACGGCCGCCAAGGTGCTGGGGCTGCTGGGAATCCTGGTGGCCGGCTTCCTGTGGGGCAAGGGCGGCGCCTTCACCATCGGCCATCCCGTGAAGAACCCCGACTTCGGGTTCGCCATGATCCTCATCCTCTACGCCTACGGCGGGTGGAACGATTCGGCCCTGGTGGCGGCCGAGGTGCGCGAGCCGCGCCGCAACCTGCCGCGCGCGCTGCTCCTGGGCACGGTGGCCATCACCGTGATCTACCTGCTCGTGAACCTGGCCTACCTGGCGGGGCTGGGCTTCGACGGCATCCGCAACACGTGGGTGCCCGCGGCCGACGTGTTGAAGCCGATGCTCGGCGAGTGGGGCAGCAAGGGCATGTGCCTGCTCGTGATTCTCTCGGCCCTGGGCGCGCTCAACGGCGTGATCCTCACGGGCTCGCGCGTCCATGCGGCCGTGGGGGCCGACTATCGGCTCTTCGCGGCGCTGGGCCGCTGGCACCGCCGCTCGGGCGCGCCGGTGTGGGCGCTCATCACCCAGGGCGCGGTCACCATCCTGATGATCCTGGCCGTGGGCACCGAGGCGGGCCGGAATGCCTTCGACCAGGCCCTCTCGGCCCTCGGCGCCGGCAAGGTGCCGTGGGAGAAGTACTTCGGCGGCTTCGACACGCTGGTGGCCGGCACGGCGCCGGTCTTCTGGCTCTTCTTCCTGCTCAGCGGCGTGTCGGTGATCGTGTTGCGGCTGCGCGACCGTGCTGTGGAGCGGCCCTTCCGCGTGCCGCTCTTCCCGGTCTTCCCGATCGTATTCTGCCTGACGTGCGGCTACATGCTCTACTCAAGCGTCACATATGCCGAGCAGGTGTCGCTCTTCGGCCTGGTGCCGCTGGCCGTCGGAGTGCCGCTGTATCTGCTCAGCGGCGGGCCGGGCAGCGGGACGGCCCGCGGGTCGTGA
- the cls gene encoding cardiolipin synthase, producing MWLWIAESIALALALAALPVVLVQRRHPTATVAWVLAIFFMPYLGLLLFFALSWRRPERVRKRYHERDDAFLRRSGSWPVIGDADEEFAHGEFRALADALERMEGFPARPGNAVEFTADGRTFRETLLSGIRSARHHVHLEFYIYQNDETGNAVTEALCAKAREGVECRLLLDAVGALWFHKSCLTRLRAAGVNVDFFHPVDPLRKRFFINYRMHRKIAVFDGVSALTGGRNVGDEYAGRRKGEREWQDLSILVRGPAVLDLQQVFLKDWYYTTGEALAPARYCPRPQAVGHEVVQVVPSEPSPLGSAAEFGHLLAIRGARQSLRIVTPYFVPPESMHSALVTAALSGVNVEIVVPVVSDSPPSLWAGRSTYRELIEAGVRIWEFQDGMLHGKLMIVDDHWCAAGSANMDCRSFRLSFEVSCFVYSRQDIPQLLSLFEQYRGRSRPIEDPLAYERRLRDRLRCSVARLASPLL from the coding sequence ATGTGGCTGTGGATTGCGGAATCCATCGCTCTCGCCCTCGCGTTGGCCGCGCTGCCCGTGGTGCTCGTGCAGCGACGGCACCCCACGGCTACCGTGGCTTGGGTGCTGGCGATCTTCTTCATGCCCTATCTGGGCCTGCTGCTGTTCTTCGCGCTCTCGTGGCGGCGGCCCGAGCGCGTGCGCAAGCGCTATCACGAGCGCGACGACGCGTTCCTCCGGCGCTCGGGCAGTTGGCCCGTCATCGGCGACGCCGACGAGGAGTTCGCGCACGGCGAGTTCCGCGCCCTGGCCGACGCCCTCGAACGGATGGAGGGCTTCCCGGCGCGTCCCGGCAACGCCGTCGAGTTCACCGCCGACGGGCGGACCTTTCGCGAGACGCTCCTCTCGGGCATCCGCTCCGCCAGGCACCATGTCCACCTCGAGTTCTATATCTATCAGAACGACGAGACGGGCAACGCGGTCACCGAGGCCCTGTGCGCGAAGGCCCGCGAGGGCGTCGAGTGCCGCCTGTTGCTCGACGCCGTGGGCGCCCTGTGGTTCCACAAGAGCTGCCTCACGCGCCTGCGGGCCGCGGGGGTGAACGTGGACTTCTTCCACCCGGTAGACCCGCTGCGCAAGCGCTTCTTCATCAACTACCGAATGCACCGCAAGATCGCGGTCTTCGACGGCGTCTCGGCGCTCACCGGCGGCCGCAACGTGGGCGACGAATACGCCGGCCGCCGCAAGGGCGAGCGCGAGTGGCAGGACCTCTCCATCCTCGTCCGAGGCCCCGCCGTGCTCGACCTTCAACAGGTGTTTCTCAAGGACTGGTACTACACGACCGGCGAGGCCCTCGCCCCCGCGCGCTACTGCCCGCGGCCGCAGGCCGTGGGCCACGAGGTCGTGCAGGTGGTGCCCAGCGAGCCCAGCCCCCTCGGCAGCGCCGCCGAGTTCGGCCATCTGCTCGCCATTCGCGGCGCCCGCCAGTCGCTGCGAATCGTCACCCCCTACTTCGTCCCGCCCGAGTCCATGCACTCGGCCCTGGTCACCGCCGCGCTCTCAGGCGTGAACGTCGAGATCGTCGTGCCCGTTGTCAGCGACTCGCCGCCCTCCTTGTGGGCCGGCCGCTCGACCTATCGCGAGCTGATCGAGGCCGGCGTGCGCATCTGGGAGTTCCAGGACGGCATGCTCCACGGCAAACTGATGATCGTGGACGACCACTGGTGTGCGGCAGGGTCGGCGAATATGGACTGCCGCAGCTTCCGGCTGTCGTTCGAGGTGAGCTGCTTCGTCTACTCGCGGCAGGACATTCCGCAGCTTCTGAGCCTCTTCGAGCAGTATCGCGGCCGCTCGCGGCCCATCGAGGACCCGCTGGCCTACGAACGGCGCCTGCGCGACCGGCTCCGCTGCTCCGTCGCGCGCCTCGCCTCCCCGCTCCTGTGA
- a CDS encoding 50S ribosomal protein L11 methyltransferase, with the protein MSQWRWMRVLVALALAVALGSAGWAAEEEKKPERKPDVIFVPTPHEVVEVMLRLADVKKDDFVMDLGCGDGRIVVAAAKKAGCKAAGYDIDPVRVKESLENVKTNKVEDLVTIEEKDIFTLDLSKASVITLYLLPSLNVKLIPQLEKMKPGCRIVSHAFDMAGVKPDVIATVTCKDGNERKVYLWTTPLKKEKE; encoded by the coding sequence ATGAGTCAGTGGCGTTGGATGAGGGTGCTGGTGGCTCTGGCCCTGGCCGTGGCCCTGGGCTCCGCGGGCTGGGCCGCCGAAGAGGAGAAGAAGCCCGAGCGCAAGCCCGACGTGATCTTCGTGCCCACCCCGCACGAGGTGGTCGAGGTGATGCTGCGCCTGGCCGACGTGAAGAAGGATGATTTCGTGATGGACCTGGGCTGCGGGGACGGCCGCATCGTGGTCGCCGCCGCCAAGAAGGCGGGGTGCAAGGCCGCCGGCTACGACATTGACCCCGTGCGCGTCAAGGAGTCCCTCGAGAACGTCAAGACCAACAAGGTCGAGGACCTCGTGACGATCGAGGAGAAGGACATCTTCACCCTGGACCTCAGCAAGGCCAGCGTCATCACGCTTTACCTGCTGCCGAGCCTCAATGTCAAGCTGATCCCGCAGCTCGAGAAGATGAAGCCCGGCTGCCGCATCGTCTCCCACGCGTTCGACATGGCCGGCGTGAAGCCCGATGTGATTGCCACGGTGACCTGCAAGGACGGCAACGAGCGCAAGGTCTACCTGTGGACCACCCCGCTGAAGAAGGAAAAGGAATAG